One Stenotrophomonas oahuensis genomic region harbors:
- the soxR gene encoding redox-sensitive transcriptional activator SoxR, with product MAQELSVGEVARRSGVAVSALHFYERKGLIHSLRTAGNQRRYSREVLRRLAVIRVAQRVGLPLEAVANAFAALPENKTPTKAEWARMSALWKDELDQRIEQLRLLRDQLTDCIGCGCLSLKKCRLANPGDALGEQGEGAQRWG from the coding sequence ATCGCGCAGGAACTGAGTGTAGGTGAGGTGGCGCGTCGTAGCGGGGTGGCAGTGTCGGCGTTGCACTTCTACGAGCGCAAGGGCCTGATTCACAGCCTGCGTACCGCGGGTAACCAGCGCCGCTACAGCCGCGAGGTGCTGCGGCGGCTGGCGGTGATCCGGGTGGCGCAACGGGTGGGGCTGCCACTGGAGGCGGTGGCCAATGCGTTCGCGGCATTGCCGGAGAACAAAACGCCGACCAAGGCCGAATGGGCGCGGATGTCGGCGTTGTGGAAGGACGAACTGGATCAGCGCATTGAACAGTTGCGGTTGTTGCGGGATCAGCTCACGGATTGCATTGGGTGCGGGTGTCTTTCGTTGAAGAAATGTCGGTTGGCCAATCCGGGGGATGCATTGGGTGAGCAGGGGGAGGGCGCGCAGCGCTGGGGGTGA